A window of Roseiflexus castenholzii DSM 13941 genomic DNA:
TCGCCGAACCGAAGGAGATGATCCCCTGGATCCGCGGCTGGGGCGCGGACGTGGAGGTGTTGGAGCCAAAGGCGTTGCGCGAGACGCTGATGGGCGAGGCGAAGGCGATGGCCGAGCTGTACGGCTGGCGCGTCAGCTCGTCTCCTACAGACAAGCGCTCCACGACCCTGGACGATTTCTTTGGAGGTTAGCCATGGCCCTCTATCCTTACCAAGAGCAAGTCAAATCACACTTGCTGAGCGGTTGTTCGGTGGTGCTACAGGCGCCCACCGGTTCCGGCAAGACGCGCGCCGCGCTGGCGCCGTTCATCGAGGCGTTCTTCGACCTGCCGGACGACGCCTTCCCGAAGCAGTGTCTGTACTCGGTGCCCATGCGCGTGCTGGCAAGCCAGTTCTACCGCGAGTACCGCACCCTGGCCGAACGCTACGAACGGATCCATCGCCGTGCGCTCGACGTGCGCATCCAGACCGGAGAGCGGCCCGAGGACCCAGAGTTGGTGGGCGACCTGGTCTTTGCGACCCTCGACCAGACGCTGAGCAGCGCGCTGGGCGTGCCCTACAGCCTTTCAACCGGTCGCGCCAACCTAAACGTCGGCGCGGTGCTGGGTTCTTACCTGGTGTTCGACGAGTTTCACCTGTTTCCGCCAGAAGCGACCCAGGCCACGCTGCAGCTCCTACGCCTGGTGGGGCGGCTGGCGCCTTTCCTGCTGATGACGGCGACTTTCTCTCAGACCATGCTGGAGTCCATCGGCAAGCTGCTCGATGCCGAAGTAGTCGTCGTGCCACCCGATGAGGTGGCAAGCATCGAGACGCGACAGGGTCAACGGCCCCGCAAACAGCGCCGGTTCGAGGTGGCGGATCAGGCGCTGGACGCCAAGGCGGTGCTGGCGGCCCATGGCCGTCGCTCGCTGGCCGTCTGCAACACCGTGGACCGGGCCATCGCCCTGTATGAGCAGCTTCGGCAGGCGGGTTGTCGGCCGGCGCCGGTGAGCGATCCAACGCTGGCGCCGATCTATCAGGCGCTGGCACAAGCCCGCGGCGAGGAATGGGACAGGGCCGTCGCGCAAGGCGTGCAGATATTGCGAGAGCGCCTGGCCGAGGGTGGGGAAGACAAACCGTGGGTGATGCTGCTGCACAGCCGCTTCGAGCGACCGCACCGCCAGCTCAAAGAGGCGCTGCTCCAGGCGCTTTGGAATCCCCAGGGGTTGGAGGCCGGCGGCGATCCCTCGCTCATCGTCGTCGCCACGCAGGTGGTCGAGGTGGGCCTGGACATCAGCGCCCAGACGCTGCACACCGAGATCGCGCCGGCGGCCAGCGTGTTGCAGCGCGCCGGCCGCTGTGCCCGCTATCCTGGTGAGCAGGGCCGGGTGATCGTCTATCCTGTGCCGGCCAAAGAGAACGGCGAGCCGGACTACGCGCCCTACAGCAGCAAGGCCGAGGTCGCCGTGTGCGACCGCTCCTGGCAGGCGTTTCGCGAACGGCAGTGCGCCATCCTGGACTTCGCCGCCGAGCAGGAGGTGATCAACCAGGCTCACAGCGAGGCCGACGCCGCGATGCTTCAGGCCATGCAAGAGGGCCAGGGCGAGCTCTGGCAGCGCATCACCGACGCGCTGGTGCGCGGGGATGCCAGCGCCCGGCCGCAACTCATCCGCAAAGTGGACAGTCGCACCGTGATCGTGTACGAGCCGCCCTTTGGCCT
This region includes:
- a CDS encoding DEAD/DEAH box helicase, which translates into the protein MALYPYQEQVKSHLLSGCSVVLQAPTGSGKTRAALAPFIEAFFDLPDDAFPKQCLYSVPMRVLASQFYREYRTLAERYERIHRRALDVRIQTGERPEDPELVGDLVFATLDQTLSSALGVPYSLSTGRANLNVGAVLGSYLVFDEFHLFPPEATQATLQLLRLVGRLAPFLLMTATFSQTMLESIGKLLDAEVVVVPPDEVASIETRQGQRPRKQRRFEVADQALDAKAVLAAHGRRSLAVCNTVDRAIALYEQLRQAGCRPAPVSDPTLAPIYQALAQARGEEWDRAVAQGVQILRERLAEGGEDKPWVMLLHSRFERPHRQLKEALLQALWNPQGLEAGGDPSLIVVATQVVEVGLDISAQTLHTEIAPAASVLQRAGRCARYPGEQGRVIVYPVPAKENGEPDYAPYSSKAEVAVCDRSWQAFRERQCAILDFAAEQEVINQAHSEADAAMLQAMQEGQGELWQRITDALVRGDASARPQLIRKVDSRTVIVYEPPFGLSEESPYRFQGISLWHGTLRGKLKALNQLRGDLGLDWAVRYPVAHGDEDDESITYTWKDAQTPDDISLSLIFAVHPRLASYDAEHGLRLGVASAGSYTSPTATLRRQRPDYAGYQLESYADHIAAMRRVFEGDPTSRIPLANGRLRRRLAWPARRFAEQDGDWRLPQGLLERAVRLGFALHDVGKLSEAWQRFAAKYQKAIGEGAPPFLVAHTHYERGNPAHEEAQKKVRCYKPSTHAGESAFASAQLLYEALEGRTYAGLYRAAFAAIARHHSPGLDKANPYRLHPRAGETVAEALAVVGDTSWRDWAQWLRSKEEAPNVRKHLPEAPPDGDWAWWFQYFIIVRILRLCDGLSQEEG